The proteins below are encoded in one region of Planctomycetota bacterium:
- a CDS encoding glycosyltransferase family 4 protein codes for MLWSTKGAGLHYGGPGTSAFRLYTAGQQAYPDAVRLTLVHAYPTQTRQALFHEEYELPTFGTRLGQLRFIRAGKRWVREHIKNYDVMHALSGYHIALAPALTAERMGVPACVKPLTHNADFRVKGTLHHRLFRSAERRREALNGLSAVICISRSIVDECLGFGVDPERVAWIPNGCDTERFRPVDADGRRAAREALALPDRPTLLISGTILHRKRADLVIGAIDLLKQRGIDAQAVLLGPESDAEYCKGLRAQVAAADIGDLVHFVGFHEDPAPFYAAADLFCLPSHAEGMPNAMLEAMACGVPSIGTRISGITDLITDGVTGRFVDFDAADIADAAAGYLQNNETWQAASAACRTLIETDYSATATFQRHLHLFRNMMTGKPAADAGMKFDA; via the coding sequence GTGCTCTGGAGTACGAAAGGGGCCGGCTTGCACTACGGCGGGCCCGGCACGAGTGCATTTCGGCTCTACACCGCAGGACAGCAGGCTTATCCCGATGCCGTCCGGCTTACGCTCGTTCACGCCTATCCGACGCAAACCCGGCAGGCGCTGTTTCACGAGGAATACGAACTGCCGACCTTCGGTACGCGACTGGGCCAGTTGCGGTTCATTCGGGCCGGCAAACGTTGGGTCCGCGAACACATCAAGAACTACGACGTGATGCACGCTTTGAGCGGCTATCACATCGCGCTAGCGCCGGCTTTGACCGCCGAGCGGATGGGTGTGCCAGCATGCGTCAAGCCTTTGACGCACAATGCCGATTTCCGCGTGAAGGGAACGTTGCATCACCGACTGTTCCGCTCGGCCGAGCGTCGGCGTGAAGCGCTCAACGGGCTTTCGGCGGTCATTTGCATCAGCCGGTCGATCGTCGACGAGTGTCTGGGGTTTGGTGTGGATCCCGAGCGTGTCGCGTGGATTCCCAACGGCTGCGATACCGAGCGGTTTCGGCCGGTCGACGCCGACGGTCGCCGGGCGGCCCGGGAGGCGCTGGCGTTACCGGACCGGCCCACCTTGCTGATTTCTGGCACGATCTTGCATCGCAAGCGGGCGGATCTCGTCATCGGCGCGATCGACCTGCTCAAGCAGCGCGGTATCGATGCACAGGCCGTCCTCCTTGGGCCCGAGAGCGATGCCGAATATTGCAAAGGCCTTCGCGCGCAGGTTGCGGCAGCAGACATCGGCGATCTGGTGCATTTCGTCGGTTTCCACGAAGACCCCGCTCCGTTCTACGCTGCAGCCGACCTGTTTTGCCTGCCCAGTCACGCCGAGGGCATGCCCAACGCGATGCTCGAGGCAATGGCGTGCGGTGTGCCGAGCATCGGTACGCGAATCAGTGGGATTACTGACCTGATCACCGACGGCGTCACCGGCCGATTCGTCGACTTCGATGCCGCCGACATCGCCGACGCGGCGGCGGGGTACTTACAAAACAACGAAACATGGCAAGCAGCCTCGGCCGCTTGCCGAACGTTGATCGAGACGGACTACAGCGCGACCGCCACGTTCCAGCGACACTTGCACCTGTTTCGCAACATGATGACCGGCAAGCCCGCAGCGGACGCCGGCATGAAGTTCGACGCCTAG